TCCATTAATTTTGGGTCTAACCTCAATTGCTTTGTCTATTCTTGCTTTTGTTCAAAAATCGGGATAAAACTAGGGTTCTGCTCCTGAATCGGCACAGAAGATTAGGGTTTTGACAAGAGGGAGGTAGAATTTTAGATGAATTCAGATgaaaaaatagagaagaaaggTAAAAAGATGAGGAAGGAAGgtgatattaaaaaaataaaaaataataaaaaagaggaaaaaataaaaagaaatataaattttaaaaaagaaaggcTAATTAGCCATTAAACACTCTCTGGTGGGCCATTTTAATGGTTTTTTCAGCTTTCACGTGCTCTTTGGCGATTTATTATACGCATTATGCCATATAGGGCTGGGCATATATCGGGTAAAACCGATAGCCCAAACCAAAAAAAacttattgggttatcggttcgGATCTCGGTTATCCAATTTTATTAACGGATTAACCAACCCCcaataaaatttaataaaattataattttatccttaAGTATATAAATACATCTAGGGCTTGGCCTTCTCCGAACTTTGCTCAGCCGCAAGTCTTCATTTTTCATTCCATCAACGGTAGCAGTGAGATGTACtcttgaaatttaattttgagCTTCTTGAATGATTTGAGGTAGGATATAACCTCCTTAACATTCACTATTCTTCCTTTACTCACTCGCCGAATTAGCTACAGGATATCGTTTGTGACGTCTAGACTCCAATAAattgtttttttctttcttgcTTAACTGCAGGTTAACTTTATGTAAAAACATTCCTTACTTGATTACTTCCTTTTCTTTGTTTGTAATATGAAAAATTGAGGGAACTTGCAAATGGTATCATGTGGTCAAGTAAGCAACTTGCAATGAGTAAAGCAACTTTGGAATCTGATTATGCAAACTTCAGTGAGTGAAGTTCAGTCTATGTGCATTATATACTATGTTTCTTATGTAAACTGATAACGGTCGATAATCGATTAACCGATAACCGATATTTTATCGGTTCGGTTATCAGTTTAGCATATTTATAAACCGATATGCTAGACCGATAATATTCACAATCGAACCGAACCGATCGATGCCCACCGATGCCCACCTCTAATGCCACATAAGCGACGAGGGGGTTATATTATGAAAGGGAACATAGTTCAGGGGATTTTCGGGGATAGGCGATAATTTAGGTAGGTAACTGACAAAAATTATATAGTTTAGGCGGGGGTTACGGTATTAACTCTTTTCCTTTCTAAGAATTAAACAATCCATTTTTCTCTTTTAACTTCCATTAATGATCGGAGTAAAATCACACTTTCTATTTAATTAAAGGTTAAATATACTCCTTCTGGTCCATATTAGTTATCTTGATTGTTAATATATTTGGTCCAAAATAATTACTTTGCCCTCAGTATTAAATAAGGTTATAGTAGTAAAAAAAAACCttcattaatattttttaaaagaatGTGTAAAAGAGCAATAGGATCACTAAGATAGACTGGAAGTAGTAATTAGTCAAATATCATAAGGAGTAAATTGAAATAAAATAGTAACTCAACTTCAAGATCTCGATTTTCATAAAATATACAGGTAGATATATATCTATATGAGTTTTACTAATCTATTATTGGTATATGATTGTAGTAGGTTAActtgtcttcttcttttttttttttcaaaaataactttAGTAACACAATAGAAAAATGAACATTTTATGTGCACTTATTTTTTAAGTCTATTTTaaaaaatgaataataattttaaaTCAATCATAAATCTAGTCTTAAGGTAAGCGCTTTGATTTATCTTATATGTCTAAGCTTTGAAAAAAAGAACTAACAAAAAATATGTATTGGCCGGAAGTAGTAAAGTACCTTATGGAATAGTCAAAGTATAAATAAATTGATTCGAACAATGCAGTTATAAAAAaagacaataaataaagacttgCGAAAGTGAAATGGTTTCCAACAAGTTGCATTAATAAGCCATATATAATAGTACTATTAAATTTATTGAAGAGTCTGATAAATATCTTACAAGAAAAGGTAATTCTTTGATAGTTGATTACAATGATACATATAGGTTTGATAACAAAGTTCCAGCTTATCATTTTTACAAAGGCAGCCTAGCGCACAAAATATTTCGCATTCACGTAGTGTGACGGGGAAGAATTACACCTTGAGTTTGTATTAAGGTAGACAACTTACCTTAATACAAGTATTAATGACTGTTTTCAGAAGCTCGAATATGTGATCTATAGGTCACACAGAAATAATTTTACAATTGCTCTAACAACTTAGTGTATCATATTGTTAAATCCATCATTATGCAACGACGAAAAGTGATAATTTATGGAACGACGGATTTGGTGTGGTGGCATTGTTTCCTTGCTTTTTCTCTCATCttccctcccccccctcccccccccccaaattattaaataatcatattttatcgtTTACCgtacttttttatataataattctactatgtatcctattttttcttactaatgttgcaagtttattcttcatattgttggtgtatgacatcatgaaacgacgACAAACACTGGCGGAGCCATATTGAACCAAGGGGTGTCAAGCGAAACCTCTTCGCCAGAAAATTACACTATATTGCtagataaatttttttattttatgtatatttacaaTACTTGACTCCCCTTGACTTTTCGATgcatctaattatttatattttgataccCCTTGATAAAAATTCTGGCTCTGCCACTGACggcaaacaatacaatctatcaaAACGTtgttttaatcaaacaatataatataatacaGTAAAATactatacgatacattatgaaacgacatGTAATAGCAATCCAAACAAGCTGATGACTCCCCTTCTAATCATTTCTACAACTTATGCAAAATTAAATAAGCACCATATTGTGGTTGAAGCAGCAGTGGGTGAGGAGCATGAGCATAAGATGGAGAAAGTTCAAATGCATAGTGTTTCAAAATCATGGCAGTTGCCATCTTAGCCTCTAACATAGCAAAGTTTTGGCCAATACAAATTCTTGGACCCCAACTAAATGGAAAGAACACAAGTTGTCCTTTTGTTGCTTTGGCTACACCTTCACTAAATCTTTCTGGATTGAACTCCATTGCATCATCTCCCCATATTTCAGTATCATGATGTAACAAAATTGTTGCTAATAAAAGTTGCACCCCAGCTGGTAAACATAAATTCCCTAACTTTGTTTCTTTGGTTACCATTCGATTAATGAAATATCCTGAAGGATACAATCTCATGACTTCATTTAAGATCATAGTCACCTATAAAAAGTTCACAAGTGAATATTACCATCACGATAACATGTTTTTTTCTCGagaattttatttatatatactgTCAGTTTAAAGAACGTTTACACTGTCAGTATATATTTATCTATTATAGAAGGTAACCTACATTATTTTCTAGGATGTTATGGACTATTATTACCAACGATTATCTTTTAAGATAATTGATAGTGTAAAAATTCTTTTATAGCATGTTTAGCCGAACTTAATctatttattttgaaaagtaatttttcttagaagtgcttttcaaaaatatatttttgtctagtagtatttagctaattaatttaaaaaatacttttaccTATATTAGAGcagtaatttgtgtttggccaaagtTCAAAAGTGCTTATGAGAAAAGCTACATTTTTAGCTTCTAAAAAACAGTTTCTGCTactaattaaaaatatttattttttttataaaagcttggccaaacatctGAATTTTCTAAACTATACACTTTTTTTAAAGATAAGCACTAAAAAAACTTTTTTTAGTAAAACATACTATTTCTTGTTTAGGTTGAGgatagaatttttttttaatttgaagtAACATGGAGAGAATACTTACTACTTTTAGCTGATTCAACTTTTCATAGTCAAGTTCATCACTTCCAAAGACTTGCAAAACCTCTTCTCTAGCTTGTTCTTGCCAAATAGGATACTTGCACAATAAAATCATAGTCCATACAAGTAAAGCTGAAGTAGTCTCTTGCCCAGCAAGATAAAATAGCTTACACTCTTCAATCACCTCATCAATACTCATACCAAATTTCTTATTATTTCCATGTAATTGGATCTCTTGTAAATTGGATGCCAATAATGTACCCAATAAATCATCAGGAGCTTCTCCATTTTCAATCATACTCATTCTTTTCTTGATAATTCCCAATATCAATACGCGCACTTCGTTAAAGATTTGCTTCATCCTTCTGTTTGTTTTTGTTGGCATAAACCTATGGTTCAAGAAATTAAGTAGAATTGAAGTTGCAAATAAGAAAGGTTTCATAGTAGATACTGAAAACGTAATTAAGTAACTAAAATTGTATGTTTTCAAACggtttaaacttttaaataagaTGATGACACAATTTAACCAGGTACCAAAGCAATCAACGATCTGCGTTGGAGTCTCGCCATCATTAAGGAATTTTCAACAACATGGCCTATGAACACATAATTAAATATAggaaaaatggccaaatatatccctctactttcatatattgtctatatttaacctctgttatactatcgggccaaatttacccctaccgttatactatcgggccataTTTACCCttacaatcagcaaacttttagAAATACCCCTTGaactgttaagtaatccaaaatctctcaaattctttttatttaaatcacttattgttcttcttggtccattatttttgaaataattggcatttaactgctttctgaattagagaaaatatatattaaataatacaaccgaataaacaaagtatagtaaattgaaaaatctaaattaggtagcttttataaattctaaaagtattttcaacatcccaattttaatgaattcgttgcaccaaatgtacggagactttgcaagtattagtgaatAAAATTGAAGTTCCTCGGAGACTTTATATTGTCTAATTCAACTTTACTTTAATTAAATTCTCAcacattgtgcactcttaagttagtcgatcgaactctatactaacaaggcaatgacaaaatatatttgaatatacgtgtacatacatgatgatcagctgtatataatacacaataaatagacccactaaagtctacggtgtgtatatgattaaaaataaataaaattctaaaccaatagtaatttttgtatagtctagtaactctaacattcacatcaatagtaatttttgaaaataatggagcaagaagaacaacaagtgatttaataaaaagaatttgggagattttggattacttaacagatcaaggggtatttttaaaagtttgttgattgtaggggtaaatttggcccgatagtataacggtaagggtaaatttggcccgatagtacaacggaggttaaatgtagacaatatatgaaagtagagaggtatatttggccattttcccttaaatataacaacaacaaacctagtgtaatcgcacaagtggggtctggggagagtagtgtgtaacAAAGATCTTACCCTCACCATGAAGGTAGAAaagttatttccgatagaccctcggctcacgaaagacaaaaaaaaaacaatagcaccaaacagtaacaacaacaagatagtaagaaaTCGAAACGAAAAGAACAACAGATAATactaaaagaaggaaaaaagtgTAGTTTTCTCAATCAGTTTAAATTTTTTGATGAGGTGATCGTACAATTCAATATGGTATCAAAGCAATCAACGATATGCTTTCGAGTCTCACCAGCATTCATTAGAAGAAATCACATATTTAAATACAATAGAGATTAATTTAGAATCCAATGAAATCAGTAATTGTACCTCCATCCGGGGATGTATAATGAGCGTGCTATTTGTAAAAGTAATTCCAGTTGCTCTTTTTGAAGTTCAAAAATCTTTCTTCCTTCTTCGTAACTACTGCCAAAAGCAGTTCTTGAAATGGCATCACTTGTCAAAGTTTGTAGATATGGCCACACATCTATCTCTGTTCCTTCTGTAGAGACAACTTTCTCCCATTTGCTCAACATCTCACTAGCAGTCACTTGGAATGCAGGTAGCATATGCTGCACGTTATGCATTATACATGATCAAAATAAGTAGCAGAGACGAATCCAAGATCTAAAATCAGTGATTTATCATAATATGTATGATTTAATATATGTATACGTTCAAATTCTTTTTGTatatgtatataaaatttgagTTAAAGGCAAATTATTCAGTTGAATCCACATAACTCACCTTAGATCCTCCTTTGATAAGTAGTGGTGATAGATCAAATGAGCTTTAGTTTCCAATTTTTATCTTTTTTGCATATAAAAGGCATTACACTCCCGAACAAAATATAAAAagtattattataataattatgaATCTAGCCTTAACCACCAAAACTTATAGTCCAGTGACATCAATTAGAATGTTTCACACAACAGGTGCGGGTTCGATACTCATCACCCCAATTTTCCCTAATCCCACAACATAATGGTAAGtaaaaccaaaaaataaaataaaaactccAACCTTAAGCAAGTCAACAATTTAGCAAATTCTACGTTGGTTGTCAGCCTACCGCAACCCTCCTCTTTTATCAGTTTTGGGACTGAAAACGTCAGCAAACTCACATAGGCGGAGTTTTCAAGCAAGTCTACAAAAAACTTTATGCTGACTGTCAGCCTACCGTAACCCTCCTCCTTTATCTGGATTTGAGACTGACTATGTGAGCAAGCTCACACATGCGGAATTCTTAAGCAAGTCTATAATAAACTACTTCAAAAAAAAGTAGTGCAAATTGACACTAACATAGTTTCATACTAAAAACCTTCAATTTGTCAAGGTGAAAAGCAGGATTGATAAGTCTTCTATGTTTAGTCCATTTATCTGCTTCATAACCAGCAAGTCCATTTGCTGCCAACTTAGTAAGTGGAGTGCCAGGTGGTTTCTGAAAATCGTAGATTTTCGTTAGCACCTCCCTTATAAGTTCAGGGTCTACGATAACAATTGCTGGTCTTGGCCCGTACCACGCCAAACAATTCTTACCTACAAAAGTACAACAACTTTtgagtttaaaattttgaaaatttaaccTAAATAGCCGTCTCCAAATCGCTTAATTTAAAACAGGTCAtggatatataatatataaataattcaagtataatatatatatatataattgtataTAATCAGTGTATAATTCACCagctaagaaaaataaataacgaATACAGCTggctatttgtataaagatcCCTTTAAATTTTGCCACATTGTAAACATGTTTACACACAAATCACTAATAGATTAATAATAAGTACATCTCTACGATA
The DNA window shown above is from Nicotiana tomentosiformis chromosome 8, ASM39032v3, whole genome shotgun sequence and carries:
- the LOC104119197 gene encoding cytochrome P450 CYP72A219-like, translated to MEIPYYSLKIAVSSLLVIFILRWAWKILNWVWFKPKELEKCLRQQGFKGNSYRFLFGDVNEMMKMGKEALSKPIDFSHDIWPRVMPFLHKTITTYGKNCLAWYGPRPAIVIVDPELIREVLTKIYDFQKPPGTPLTKLAANGLAGYEADKWTKHRRLINPAFHLDKLKHMLPAFQVTASEMLSKWEKVVSTEGTEIDVWPYLQTLTSDAISRTAFGSSYEEGRKIFELQKEQLELLLQIARSLYIPGWRFMPTKTNRRMKQIFNEVRVLILGIIKKRMSMIENGEAPDDLLGTLLASNLQEIQLHGNNKKFGMSIDEVIEECKLFYLAGQETTSALLVWTMILLCKYPIWQEQAREEVLQVFGSDELDYEKLNQLKVVTMILNEVMRLYPSGYFINRMVTKETKLGNLCLPAGVQLLLATILLHHDTEIWGDDAMEFNPERFSEGVAKATKGQLVFFPFSWGPRICIGQNFAMLEAKMATAMILKHYAFELSPSYAHAPHPLLLQPQYGAYLILHKL